Part of the Halococcus sediminicola genome, CTGTCGAGCGGGCGACCGATGAGGTCCGCGGCGGCGTCGCGAATGTTGTTTCTGATGTCGACGATGCCGACGCCGGAGGTGGCGTTCCCATTCGTCTCGTCGGCGTCGTCGTCGTCATTTTCGCCTTCGCTCGCCTCGGCTCCGTCGTCGCTAACGGTTTCGAGGCGTTCGGCGATGGCCTCTTTGGCCCCGGACCTGTTCTTCCCGTCGGATTCGGCTTCGCGGACCTCCCGAAGAACTCCGCCGTCGTCGATTGAGTCGAGTTCATCGCGCAGTTCGTCGACTGTGTATTCGCTTGGATCGATGTCGGTCATGTGCGTATCGTGAATTTCCGGACGAATAACTACTGTTGTGGTCGGTGCTGTCCCCGACTGTGGGGGTTACTGTTCGGCTTCCTGCTCTTCCTCGATGCGGACCTCGGGTTCGTCGGGTTCGGGCTGGACCATCGGCGAGGTGCCGAAGTCGAGGTCCTTGAGGTCTTGCATCTCGCCCGATTCGGCCGCCAACTCCAGCTTCGATATTTCCTTCCCGTAGTGGAGGAACGTATCGACCGAGGCGACGACGATGCGCGCCTCCACAGTGAGGATTTCGATACCGACGACCGACACCCGCGCCCAGATGTCGATAACGATGCCCTTATCGAGGATGCGGTCGAGCACCTCCGCCAGACTGTCGCTTGAGGGTCGTGCACTCATCGTAAGACCACGATCACTCCCTTCCATTAACCCTTTGCCCCGGCGTGGGCAGGCCCGATCGACGGCCGTGGCGCGGAGGGTTGCGCTTGCCGGCGATACGTCTATTAGTCCGACTGTACAACCGCCTCATGGCGCGGACAGAAGCGCGTCGTTTCATCATGATCGAGAACCTCTATGCATACGACGTCGTGGAAGACGCCGATTTCGAACTCGACATCGAGGGTGTCGACGAGGCCGAATGGACCTACACCGTGAACCACGGTCCCCTCGCGGCCGTCGTGAACGACATCGACACAATGGATCCAGGGTAGAGGTGAAACGATAATGACATCCGATGACCGAACCGAAAACGACGACGGATCGAAAACCGGGAGGTTCATCCACACAGTGCTGACCGACGTATTCGAGACGCTCGCCGACATGGACGAGGGCAAGCGTCGGCGCGGGGTCGGCAGCACGCGTGAGGGCAGAACGCGCTTCGACTATGGGTTCGACGTCGGTATCGGCCCGGGAACTGACGGTGCTTCCCAGCGGCGGCTGGAAAAGCCGGACCCCGACGCCGATTCCGTCGCGGTGGTCCAGCCCACGGACGGTGGCTACGTCGTCACGCTCGACCTGCCTGACGTCGACCCGCACGAACTTTCAGCCGGCGTCGACGACAAGCAGACGCTCGTGGTCGCCGACGACGGCGGTGTCGTCGGGCGGGTTTCGCTCCCACAAGAGAATCTCGAAGTCGGCGACGCATCGTACAACAACGGCGTCCTCAATGTTCGACTCGATGCAACAGGGAGCGAAAAATGAGCGATTCGGACGAGGCCGACCGCGAGGAACTAACCGAGACCGCAGCGAAGCTCGATTCGGCGCTGGATTCGGCAGAGGGCGACGGGGATCAACCGGCGGATAAAACCACTCCCTCCGACGGCGATTCCAGGTCTTTCGTAGAGGACATCCGGCACGGGCTCCGTGACGGACTCGGCGAGAGCCTTGGGGCGAGCGAGGAGAGCGGTCTCGGCGGGCAGTTCGGGCGGATGCTTGGCGAGATGGTGATCAGAACCATCGCGGCGGAGTTCGGCCGCCACACGGGCAGCGAGAATGACGGGGGCATCGACCCGGGTGACGTCTTCGGCGAG contains:
- a CDS encoding gas vesicle protein GvpO, which produces MTDIDPSEYTVDELRDELDSIDDGGVLREVREAESDGKNRSGAKEAIAERLETVSDDGAEASEGENDDDDADETNGNATSGVGIVDIRNNIRDAAADLIGRPLDSVVEIGHGDDGWHAIVEIIERRSVPDTQDILGRYTLELDEEAAITGYRRLDRYRRGDTRSDEEAAASAST
- the gvpA gene encoding gas vesicle protein GvpA; this encodes MSARPSSDSLAEVLDRILDKGIVIDIWARVSVVGIEILTVEARIVVASVDTFLHYGKEISKLELAAESGEMQDLKDLDFGTSPMVQPEPDEPEVRIEEEQEAEQ
- the gvpH gene encoding gas vesicle protein GvpH gives rise to the protein MTSDDRTENDDGSKTGRFIHTVLTDVFETLADMDEGKRRRGVGSTREGRTRFDYGFDVGIGPGTDGASQRRLEKPDPDADSVAVVQPTDGGYVVTLDLPDVDPHELSAGVDDKQTLVVADDGGVVGRVSLPQENLEVGDASYNNGVLNVRLDATGSEK